A window of Gemmatimonadota bacterium contains these coding sequences:
- a CDS encoding anhydro-N-acetylmuramic acid kinase has translation MTLQLVRDTDASIPRATRPRVLVGLMSGTSLDGVTAAVVRFHEDGEGRVTPELLAHVDRAYESATRARLAAALEGATPSEYTRLDFALGGWLADAAVAAIAEAGVPREEIDAVASHGHTVWHEPPHGTWQFGQPAVIAERTGLDVIADFRVRDVAAGGQGAPLVPIADALLFADDTHWRVLQNLGGIGNLTVVPPRSAQGADFDGVRAFDTGPGVCIIDGVTRLLRPALAFDLNGALAAQGTPIEPVLEALLADPWFAVEPPKSTGRERYTARFIADFVARCRAARPAATDEDIICTAVWFTARSIALAFERFVPQPVDDILLSGGGARNPVLREAIAMALAGRHVRPFDRVFFDGDAKEAVAFAFLGWLHLEGRAGNVPRATGARGPRLLGAFHPR, from the coding sequence GTGACGCTCCAGCTCGTGCGCGACACCGACGCCTCGATCCCGCGCGCGACGCGACCGCGCGTGCTCGTCGGCCTCATGTCGGGCACCTCGCTCGACGGCGTGACCGCCGCCGTCGTGCGTTTCCACGAGGACGGCGAGGGTCGCGTGACGCCGGAGCTCCTCGCGCATGTCGATCGCGCCTACGAGTCCGCCACGCGCGCGCGCCTCGCCGCCGCGCTCGAGGGCGCGACGCCGAGCGAGTACACGCGCCTCGACTTCGCCCTCGGCGGCTGGCTCGCCGACGCCGCCGTCGCCGCGATCGCCGAGGCGGGCGTGCCGCGCGAGGAGATCGACGCCGTCGCCTCGCACGGGCACACCGTCTGGCACGAGCCGCCGCACGGCACCTGGCAGTTCGGCCAACCGGCGGTGATCGCCGAACGCACCGGCCTCGACGTCATCGCCGACTTCCGCGTGCGCGACGTCGCCGCGGGGGGGCAGGGCGCGCCGCTCGTCCCCATCGCCGACGCCCTCCTCTTCGCCGACGACACGCACTGGCGTGTCCTGCAGAACCTCGGCGGCATCGGCAACCTCACCGTCGTCCCGCCGCGCAGCGCGCAGGGCGCCGACTTCGACGGCGTGCGCGCCTTCGACACCGGCCCCGGCGTCTGCATCATCGATGGCGTCACGCGCCTGCTGCGTCCCGCGCTCGCGTTCGACCTGAATGGGGCGCTCGCCGCGCAGGGCACGCCCATCGAGCCGGTCCTCGAGGCGCTCCTCGCCGATCCCTGGTTCGCCGTCGAGCCGCCCAAGAGCACCGGGCGCGAGCGCTACACGGCGCGGTTCATCGCCGACTTCGTCGCGCGCTGCCGCGCCGCCCGTCCCGCCGCGACCGACGAGGACATCATCTGCACCGCCGTCTGGTTCACCGCGCGCAGCATCGCGCTCGCCTTCGAGCGCTTCGTGCCGCAGCCGGTGGACGACATCCTCCTCTCGGGTGGCGGCGCGCGCAATCCGGTCCTCCGCGAGGCGATCGCGATGGCCCTCGCCGGCCGCCATGTGCGGCCCTTCGATCGCGTCTTCTTCGACGGCGATGCCAAGGAGGCGGTCGCGTTCGCGTTCCTCGGGTGGCTGCACCTCGAAGGGCGCGCCGGCAATGTGCCGCGCGCCACCGGCGCGCGCGGGCCGCGCCTCCTCGGCGCCTTCCACCCGCGGTGA
- the ggt gene encoding gamma-glutamyltransferase, with amino-acid sequence MFRRPIALVTLAAFAFTACRPTAAAPAPTAQPTDARYSGTFAGGFRFPEAREAAFGAHAMVASNSELASAAGREILQAGGNAMDAAVAVGFALAVTYPFAGNIGGGGFMVIRMADGRTAAIDYREIAPLAATRDMFVDSAGKLTDKSVVGHLASGVPGAVAGMDAALDRFGTMSLAQVMAPAIRLAREGFTVDSALFRSLSGAKQRICRFEGCATFYPNGETVAPGARLVQAELARSLQLIAERGPAAFYDGPVGAALVAEMERGGGIITREDLRRYAPKWREPVVSTYRGHTLITMPPASSGGITMTETFNILETFGPLPAFGTPEYMHLVAEAFRRAFIDRNAKLADPDFVPVPREELTSKAYAQRLAAQIDRARASVTPAFDQGREPEHTTHYSVVDEKGNAVATTTTINGGYGSAVWVRDGGFFMNNEMDDFAAQPGTANMFGLVQGEANAVQPGKRMLSAMSPTIVLDPQGNVLLVVGAAGGPTIITAVTQVILNVIEHRMTLADAMRAPRMHHQSLPDEIRVESVGFPEASLERLRAMGHKVVTTQGIANVNAVMRVPGGWHGVKEPRGAGAALGY; translated from the coding sequence ATGTTCCGACGCCCGATCGCCCTCGTCACGCTCGCCGCGTTCGCGTTCACCGCCTGCCGTCCGACGGCGGCGGCGCCTGCCCCGACGGCGCAACCGACCGATGCCCGCTACTCGGGCACCTTCGCCGGCGGATTCCGCTTCCCCGAAGCGCGGGAGGCGGCGTTCGGCGCGCATGCGATGGTCGCGAGCAACAGCGAGCTCGCGAGCGCGGCCGGACGCGAGATCCTGCAGGCGGGTGGCAACGCGATGGATGCCGCGGTGGCGGTCGGGTTCGCGCTCGCGGTGACCTATCCGTTCGCCGGCAACATCGGCGGCGGCGGGTTCATGGTGATCCGCATGGCGGACGGCCGCACCGCGGCGATCGACTATCGCGAGATCGCGCCGCTCGCGGCGACGCGCGACATGTTCGTGGACTCGGCGGGGAAGCTCACCGACAAGAGCGTGGTGGGACATCTCGCGTCGGGCGTTCCGGGCGCGGTCGCGGGGATGGATGCGGCGCTCGACCGTTTCGGGACGATGTCGCTCGCGCAGGTGATGGCGCCGGCGATCCGGCTCGCGCGTGAGGGCTTCACGGTGGACAGCGCGCTCTTCCGTTCGCTGAGCGGCGCGAAGCAGCGGATCTGCCGGTTCGAAGGGTGCGCGACCTTCTATCCCAACGGCGAGACGGTGGCGCCCGGGGCGCGGCTGGTGCAGGCCGAGCTCGCGCGGTCGCTGCAGCTGATCGCCGAGCGGGGGCCGGCGGCGTTCTATGACGGTCCCGTGGGCGCGGCGCTGGTCGCGGAGATGGAGCGCGGCGGCGGGATCATCACGCGCGAGGACCTGCGCCGCTACGCGCCCAAGTGGCGCGAGCCGGTGGTGAGCACGTATCGCGGGCACACGCTCATCACGATGCCGCCGGCGTCATCGGGCGGGATCACGATGACGGAGACGTTCAACATCCTCGAGACGTTCGGACCGCTCCCCGCCTTCGGCACGCCGGAGTACATGCACCTGGTGGCGGAGGCGTTCCGGCGCGCGTTCATCGACCGCAACGCGAAGCTCGCCGACCCCGACTTCGTGCCGGTGCCGCGCGAGGAGCTCACGAGCAAGGCGTACGCGCAGCGACTCGCGGCGCAGATCGACCGCGCGCGCGCGTCGGTGACGCCGGCCTTCGACCAGGGGCGCGAGCCGGAGCACACGACGCACTACTCGGTGGTGGACGAGAAGGGCAACGCGGTCGCGACGACGACGACGATCAACGGCGGCTACGGCTCGGCGGTCTGGGTGCGCGACGGCGGGTTCTTCATGAACAACGAGATGGACGACTTCGCCGCGCAGCCGGGGACGGCGAACATGTTCGGGCTGGTGCAGGGCGAGGCGAACGCGGTGCAGCCGGGGAAGCGGATGCTCTCGGCGATGTCACCGACGATCGTGCTCGACCCGCAGGGGAACGTGCTGCTGGTCGTGGGGGCGGCAGGCGGGCCGACGATCATCACGGCGGTGACGCAGGTGATCCTGAACGTGATCGAGCACCGCATGACCCTGGCCGACGCGATGCGCGCGCCGCGGATGCATCATCAGTCGCTGCCGGACGAGATCCGGGTGGAGAGCGTCGGGTTCCCCGAGGCGTCGCTCGAGCGGCTGCGGGCGATGGGGCACAAGGTCGTGACGACGCAGGGGATCGCGAACGTGAATGCGGTGATGCGGGTGCCGGGTGGCTGGCACGGCGTGAAGGAGCCGCGCGGTGCTGGGGCGGCGCTCGGGTACTGA
- a CDS encoding ABC transporter ATP-binding protein — protein sequence MTSLTRLLPWAGPYRRQYLIGLACVAISTALYSVQPTLVRRAIDAMGADAPLRGVFTIAGLMVATSLVTGWFRFHMREILNGVSRIVENDLRDALFARLTRLDPAWFARNRTGEVMARLTNDLGAVRMAVGPAVMYLTNTIFGGVFALSFMIAISPRLTLLALLPMVPLPLVMWGLGRAIHQRFERVQAQFGDLTTHVQEHLSGVRIVRAYQQEGAEVGRFGQLSADYLEKNLGLVRLNGLMNPSFTLLAGLGAAMVLWLGGGMVLDGTLTIGAFVAFGLYLANLTWPLIALGWVTSLFQRGAASMTRLLEILDATPAIADPPAATSLPETHGGRALTFEGVRFAYPDKAGGLGREVLDRISVTVPAGGTLGIVGATGSGKTTLLELIPRLADPTEGRILLDGVDLRALPLAVLRREIGFVPQESLLFSETILDNLTYGGASADDARWAAGIAQLTEAIDGFPAREATMLGERGVNLSGGQKQRAAMARALARRPSVVILDDALSAVDTHTEAAILRGLREALAGRTAIIASHRITAIRDAHWIIVLDEGRVVEQGRHDELLAARGRYWTLLRRQQLEDELASEPTAVTTAVPL from the coding sequence GTGACCTCGCTCACACGTCTCCTCCCCTGGGCCGGCCCCTACCGGCGGCAGTACCTCATCGGGCTCGCGTGCGTCGCCATCTCCACGGCGCTCTACAGCGTCCAGCCCACCCTCGTGCGCCGCGCGATCGACGCCATGGGCGCCGATGCCCCGCTCCGCGGCGTGTTCACCATCGCCGGCCTGATGGTCGCGACCTCGCTCGTCACGGGGTGGTTCCGCTTCCACATGCGCGAGATCCTCAACGGCGTCTCGCGCATCGTCGAGAACGACCTGCGCGACGCGCTCTTCGCGCGGCTCACACGACTCGACCCCGCCTGGTTCGCGCGCAACCGCACGGGCGAGGTGATGGCGCGCCTCACCAATGACCTCGGCGCGGTGCGCATGGCCGTCGGCCCCGCGGTCATGTACCTCACCAACACGATCTTCGGCGGCGTCTTCGCGCTCTCGTTCATGATCGCGATCAGCCCGCGCCTCACGCTGCTCGCCCTGCTGCCGATGGTGCCGCTGCCCCTCGTGATGTGGGGACTCGGCCGCGCCATACACCAGCGGTTCGAACGGGTGCAGGCGCAGTTCGGCGACCTCACCACGCATGTGCAGGAACACCTCTCCGGCGTGCGGATCGTGCGCGCCTACCAGCAGGAGGGGGCGGAGGTCGGGCGCTTCGGGCAGCTGAGCGCCGACTACCTCGAGAAGAACCTCGGGCTCGTGCGCCTCAACGGCCTGATGAACCCGAGCTTCACGCTGCTCGCCGGACTCGGCGCCGCGATGGTGCTCTGGCTGGGCGGGGGGATGGTGCTCGACGGCACGCTGACCATCGGCGCGTTCGTCGCCTTCGGCCTCTACCTCGCGAACCTCACCTGGCCGCTGATCGCGCTCGGGTGGGTGACGAGCCTCTTCCAGCGGGGCGCGGCCTCGATGACGCGCCTGCTCGAGATCCTCGACGCCACGCCGGCCATCGCCGATCCGCCGGCCGCGACGTCGCTCCCGGAGACGCACGGTGGCCGCGCCCTCACCTTCGAGGGGGTGCGCTTCGCGTACCCTGACAAGGCGGGCGGGCTCGGCCGCGAGGTCCTCGACCGCATCTCGGTCACCGTGCCCGCCGGCGGCACGCTCGGCATCGTCGGTGCGACCGGCTCGGGGAAGACGACGCTCCTCGAACTCATCCCGCGTCTCGCCGACCCGACCGAGGGGCGCATCCTCCTCGACGGCGTCGATCTCCGCGCACTGCCGCTCGCGGTGCTGCGGCGCGAGATCGGGTTCGTGCCGCAGGAGAGCCTGCTCTTCAGCGAGACGATCCTCGACAACCTCACCTATGGCGGCGCGAGCGCCGACGATGCGCGCTGGGCCGCGGGGATCGCGCAGCTCACCGAGGCGATCGACGGCTTCCCCGCGCGCGAGGCGACGATGCTCGGCGAGCGCGGCGTGAACCTCTCGGGTGGGCAGAAGCAACGGGCCGCGATGGCGCGCGCCCTCGCGCGTCGGCCGAGCGTGGTGATCCTCGACGACGCGCTCTCGGCGGTGGACACGCACACCGAGGCAGCGATCCTGCGCGGGCTGCGCGAGGCGCTCGCCGGACGCACGGCGATCATCGCGTCGCATCGCATCACCGCGATCCGCGACGCGCACTGGATCATCGTGCTCGACGAGGGGCGCGTGGTCGAGCAGGGACGGCACGACGAGCTGCTCGCGGCGCGGGGGCGCTACTGGACGCTGTTGCGGCGACAGCAGCTCGAGGACGAGCTCGCGTCGGAGCCGACCGCTGTGACGACCGCTGTCCCGTTGTGA
- a CDS encoding outer membrane beta-barrel protein: MHRFVRTSVAAASLLLASATVSQAQMAESRFGAKAGIALPMGDFGDAVGLGFHLGGHLALPLQGKLALRFDVDYGRYSGEDGFGIDNVSLLGGVANLVYRMETSSELKPYILGGVGFYNTTIEGNGGGSADESNLAFNAGIGYDFKFGNSNLFTELRFLSIQTDGSSTTTLPIVIGLRF; this comes from the coding sequence GTGCACAGATTCGTTCGCACGTCCGTCGCCGCCGCCTCCCTCCTCCTCGCCTCGGCCACGGTGTCGCAGGCGCAGATGGCGGAGTCGCGCTTCGGCGCGAAGGCCGGCATCGCGCTCCCCATGGGCGACTTCGGTGACGCGGTGGGGCTCGGCTTCCATCTCGGCGGCCACCTCGCGCTCCCGTTGCAGGGCAAGCTCGCGCTTCGCTTCGACGTCGACTATGGTCGGTACAGCGGCGAGGACGGCTTCGGCATCGACAACGTCTCGCTCCTCGGTGGCGTGGCGAACCTCGTCTATCGCATGGAGACGAGCAGCGAGCTCAAGCCGTACATCCTCGGCGGCGTCGGCTTCTACAACACCACGATCGAAGGCAACGGCGGCGGCTCGGCCGACGAGTCGAACCTCGCGTTCAACGCGGGCATCGGCTACGACTTCAAGTTCGGCAACTCGAACCTCTTCACCGAGCTTCGGTTCCTCTCGATCCAGACCGACGGCAGCTCGACCACCACGCTCCCGATCGTGATCGGCCTTCGGTTCTGA
- a CDS encoding SGNH/GDSL hydrolase family protein, translating into MSGQRARRRATALLLPLLLVLVSASEACGAPEARPDPAAPTRMRLAVLGNSDSHAFHDSVSFADGSPERGGPQRAVTFQWTEILERLRGDAIDQGAWGARGVHPRVARVAAWVGIRLRSPRKQDYAWNVAYSGARCANLTGPRGQVAQLRHDIARDPEAWRDGLVLFRIGINDLGRREVLERLSREADADAFRGLARECTDTILASVRTLRAAQPALRIVLVGILDNANWPPNFDLFKEARGLAAQRHLLDAFDGALRAFAAATPGVAFIDDRAAFAARWGSWSTSGTSGATVTRDYRAQTIGGLTVTLSQGDALTHAAVADGHAGTVFNAYWVQALVAELDAQLGTHLAPITDAELDTFVRGLAAR; encoded by the coding sequence GTGAGCGGGCAGCGCGCGCGCCGTCGCGCGACCGCGCTGCTGCTGCCGTTGCTGCTGGTGCTCGTGAGCGCGTCGGAAGCGTGCGGCGCCCCCGAGGCCCGTCCCGATCCCGCCGCCCCGACCCGCATGCGCCTCGCCGTCCTCGGCAACTCCGACAGCCACGCCTTCCACGACTCGGTCTCCTTCGCCGACGGGTCACCCGAGCGCGGTGGTCCGCAGCGCGCGGTCACCTTCCAGTGGACCGAGATCCTCGAGCGCCTGCGCGGCGACGCGATCGATCAGGGCGCGTGGGGGGCGCGCGGGGTGCATCCGCGCGTCGCGCGCGTCGCGGCTTGGGTCGGCATCCGCCTCCGTTCGCCCCGCAAGCAGGACTACGCGTGGAACGTCGCCTACTCCGGCGCGCGCTGCGCCAACCTCACCGGGCCGCGCGGCCAGGTTGCGCAACTGCGGCACGATATCGCGCGCGATCCCGAGGCATGGCGCGACGGCCTCGTGCTCTTCCGCATCGGTATCAACGACCTCGGCCGGCGCGAGGTCCTCGAACGCCTCTCGCGCGAGGCCGATGCGGACGCGTTCCGCGGGCTCGCGCGCGAATGCACCGACACCATCCTCGCGAGCGTGCGCACCCTGCGCGCCGCGCAGCCGGCGCTGCGCATCGTCCTCGTCGGCATCCTCGACAACGCCAACTGGCCGCCCAACTTCGACCTCTTCAAGGAGGCGAGGGGACTCGCGGCGCAGCGGCACCTGCTCGACGCGTTCGACGGCGCACTGCGCGCCTTCGCGGCGGCCACGCCGGGCGTCGCGTTCATCGATGATCGCGCCGCCTTCGCGGCACGCTGGGGCAGCTGGAGCACCTCGGGCACCTCGGGCGCGACCGTCACGCGCGACTACCGCGCCCAGACGATCGGGGGCCTCACCGTCACCCTCTCGCAGGGCGACGCGCTCACACACGCTGCCGTCGCCGACGGGCACGCGGGGACCGTGTTCAATGCCTACTGGGTGCAGGCGCTCGTCGCGGAGCTCGATGCGCAACTCGGGACCCACCTCGCGCCGATCACCGACGCCGAGCTCGACACCTTCGTCCGCGGACTCGCGGCGCGCTGA
- a CDS encoding alpha/beta hydrolase has translation MTTPASNPVVSAYRERAVMFGRNGGLLGIWTEPKGGATAIPVIILGAGILHRIGPSRVAVHLARALAARGHPVLRFDLSGIGDSGRPTEPSLEAAVTADIRDAVDLACARDKDGKWAGRIAFVGFCSGADNALHAGSDDPRVHAAVLFDPTVHRTSGFLRREWARSLTSGRAWGNFLTGRSLKARIDRWRGSVDPLRRPPGYYGLLVASPEETDRRARAFRDHGGRLRFVLSSGVRHYCNAPEQVREALPTAFTPAQFEVVWASHLDHVFGSRAQVDSFVKDTAEWLGALVP, from the coding sequence ATGACGACGCCCGCGAGCAACCCCGTGGTGAGCGCCTATCGTGAGCGCGCCGTGATGTTCGGGCGCAACGGCGGGCTCCTCGGCATCTGGACCGAACCCAAGGGCGGTGCGACGGCGATCCCCGTCATCATCCTCGGCGCCGGCATCCTGCATCGCATCGGGCCGTCGCGCGTGGCGGTGCATCTCGCGCGCGCGCTCGCGGCGCGCGGGCACCCCGTGCTGCGCTTCGACCTCTCCGGCATCGGGGACAGCGGGCGGCCCACCGAGCCCTCGCTCGAGGCGGCCGTCACCGCCGACATCCGCGACGCGGTGGACCTCGCCTGCGCGCGCGACAAGGACGGCAAGTGGGCGGGTCGCATCGCCTTCGTCGGCTTCTGCTCCGGCGCCGACAACGCGCTGCACGCCGGCAGCGACGATCCGCGCGTGCATGCGGCGGTGCTCTTCGATCCGACGGTCCACCGCACGAGCGGCTTCCTGCGTCGCGAGTGGGCGCGGTCGCTCACGAGCGGGCGCGCGTGGGGGAACTTCCTCACCGGGCGCTCCCTCAAGGCCCGCATCGACCGCTGGCGCGGCAGCGTCGATCCGCTGCGCCGCCCGCCCGGCTACTACGGCCTGCTCGTCGCCTCGCCCGAGGAGACCGATCGTCGCGCGCGCGCCTTCCGCGACCACGGCGGCCGGCTCCGCTTCGTCCTCTCGTCCGGCGTCCGCCACTATTGCAATGCGCCCGAGCAGGTCCGCGAGGCGCTCCCGACCGCCTTCACGCCGGCGCAGTTCGAGGTCGTCTGGGCCTCGCACCTCGACCATGTGTTCGGGTCCCGCGCGCAGGTGGATTCGTTCGTGAAGGACACCGCGGAGTGGCTCGGCGCCCTCGTCCCGTGA
- a CDS encoding alpha/beta fold hydrolase, translated as MLPIHFGARDKQLFGLYEEGHAPRRRMAVVILSPIGWEHLRAHRTLRILSNRLAEAGYDVLRFDYSGTGDSWGDIGQGLTLAQWIRDVEEAIEEVGGLSGSTRVSLIGLRAGAAIAAEVAARRPRGIEHVILWDPPIVTTEVQTPTKIDRTPYTDVPDSRLRAELDALTVHTAATGRVRMHLAMSEHGHGVPEPLRAAVEEVVSVEGSPTCWIEEHDFGAGAVPTELLGRLVKALGE; from the coding sequence GTGCTCCCCATCCACTTCGGCGCGCGCGACAAGCAGCTCTTCGGGCTCTACGAGGAGGGGCACGCCCCGCGTCGTCGCATGGCGGTGGTGATCCTCAGCCCCATCGGCTGGGAGCACCTGCGCGCGCACCGCACGCTGCGCATCCTCTCCAATCGCCTCGCCGAGGCGGGCTACGACGTCCTCCGCTTCGACTACTCGGGCACCGGCGACAGCTGGGGGGACATCGGGCAGGGGCTCACGCTCGCGCAGTGGATCCGCGACGTCGAGGAGGCGATCGAGGAGGTGGGTGGGCTGTCGGGCTCGACGCGCGTCTCGCTCATCGGCCTCCGCGCCGGCGCGGCCATCGCCGCTGAGGTCGCCGCACGGCGGCCGCGCGGGATCGAGCACGTGATCCTCTGGGACCCGCCGATCGTCACGACCGAAGTGCAGACGCCCACCAAGATCGACCGGACGCCCTACACCGACGTCCCCGACTCGCGGCTGCGCGCGGAGCTCGATGCGCTCACCGTGCACACGGCGGCGACCGGCCGCGTGCGGATGCACCTCGCGATGTCGGAGCATGGGCACGGCGTCCCCGAGCCGCTGCGCGCCGCGGTCGAGGAGGTCGTCTCGGTCGAAGGGTCCCCCACCTGCTGGATCGAGGAGCACGACTTCGGCGCGGGGGCCGTCCCCACCGAACTCCTCGGACGCCTCGTGAAGGCCCTCGGCGAATGA